One Streptomyces sp. V4I8 genomic window carries:
- a CDS encoding MerR family transcriptional regulator produces the protein MEELARLAGITVRTLRFYRERKLIPPPRREGRIAWYDDHHLARLRTISALLERGHTLNGIAELADALDHGRGVADLLGVDAPTEEEPVRLTPEELAARFEGEVTPENLAAAMDLGYLGTDGDEIVHISRRLLDVSSALVREGIPLAEVLTAGKRVREHVDALAEMFAELVLRHAHEDDLQRLRPLARSVVEAELSLALDRRLRKRSDGD, from the coding sequence ATGGAGGAGCTCGCCCGCCTGGCCGGCATCACGGTCCGCACCCTGCGCTTCTACCGCGAACGCAAGCTGATCCCGCCACCCCGCCGCGAGGGCCGCATCGCCTGGTACGACGACCACCACCTGGCCCGCCTGCGCACGATCTCGGCCCTGCTGGAACGCGGCCACACCCTCAACGGCATCGCGGAACTCGCCGACGCCCTCGACCACGGCCGCGGCGTCGCCGACCTCCTCGGCGTCGACGCCCCCACCGAGGAGGAGCCGGTCCGCCTCACCCCCGAGGAACTCGCCGCCCGCTTCGAGGGCGAGGTCACCCCCGAGAACCTCGCCGCCGCCATGGACCTCGGCTACCTCGGCACCGACGGCGACGAGATCGTCCACATCAGCCGCCGCCTCCTGGACGTCTCCTCGGCCCTGGTCCGCGAGGGCATCCCCCTCGCCGAGGTCCTGACGGCCGGCAAGCGCGTCCGCGAACACGTGGACGCCCTGGCGGAGATGTTCGCCGAACTGGTGCTGCGCCACGCCCACGAGGACGACCTCCAGCGACTTCGCCCGCTGGCCCGGAGCGTGGTGGAGGCGGAGCTTTCGCTGGCGCTGGACCGGCGGTTGCGGAAGCGGAGCGACGGGGACTGA